One genomic segment of Hymenobacter psoromatis includes these proteins:
- a CDS encoding aldose epimerase family protein: MLTTPRLRVLAAGFGSALLLAACSSNSTTSQEAATTSAPADSAATGASASATMPTSTAFGKTADGTEIQLFTLTNAHGLKASISTLGGTLTSLLVPDKDGKMSDVILGFDNVSGYLSPAFKKANPYFGALIGRYGNRIAKGQFTLDGKTYHVGINNNGNSLHGGNVGFNQKVWTAKPGTSADGETLTLKYLSKDGEEGYPGNLTVTVVYTLTADNALKIDYTATTDKATPINLTNHAYFNLALGQRKDVLAHMVTIPADRYTVVDANLIPTGELRPVKGTPFDFTTPHAIGERIAQVPGGYDHNWVLNQTTGQHSAATVFEPTTGRTLEVTTDQPGVQFYTGNFLDGTLTGKGGVVYGKHAGFCLETQHFPDSPNQPKFPSTILKPGETYHTTTSYTFGVRK; the protein is encoded by the coding sequence ATGCTCACCACCCCACGCCTTCGCGTACTTGCCGCCGGCTTCGGCAGCGCCCTGCTGCTGGCCGCCTGCTCGTCCAATTCTACCACCAGCCAGGAAGCGGCTACCACTTCGGCCCCGGCCGACTCGGCCGCGACCGGCGCTAGCGCTTCCGCCACCATGCCTACTTCCACTGCGTTTGGCAAAACTGCCGACGGTACTGAAATCCAGCTTTTTACCCTCACCAACGCCCACGGCCTCAAGGCCAGCATCAGCACCCTCGGCGGCACGCTCACCAGCCTGCTCGTGCCCGATAAGGACGGCAAGATGAGCGACGTTATCCTGGGTTTTGATAACGTAAGCGGCTACCTCAGCCCCGCGTTTAAGAAGGCGAATCCATACTTCGGCGCGCTCATCGGGCGCTACGGCAACCGCATCGCCAAGGGCCAATTTACCCTTGATGGCAAGACCTACCACGTCGGTATTAATAATAATGGCAACTCGCTGCACGGCGGCAACGTGGGCTTCAACCAGAAGGTGTGGACCGCCAAGCCCGGCACCTCGGCCGACGGCGAAACCCTGACCCTTAAGTACCTCAGCAAGGACGGCGAGGAAGGTTACCCCGGCAACCTGACCGTGACGGTGGTCTACACCCTCACCGCCGACAACGCCCTTAAAATCGACTATACCGCCACCACCGACAAGGCTACCCCCATCAACCTCACCAACCACGCCTACTTCAACCTGGCCCTGGGCCAGCGCAAGGACGTGCTGGCCCACATGGTGACGATTCCGGCCGACCGCTACACGGTGGTCGATGCCAACCTGATTCCGACCGGCGAGCTGCGGCCGGTAAAGGGCACGCCCTTCGACTTTACTACCCCCCACGCCATCGGCGAGCGCATTGCGCAGGTGCCCGGCGGCTACGACCACAACTGGGTGCTGAACCAGACCACCGGCCAGCACAGCGCCGCCACCGTGTTTGAGCCCACCACTGGCCGCACCCTGGAAGTGACCACCGACCAGCCGGGGGTGCAGTTCTACACCGGCAATTTCCTGGATGGTACTTTGACCGGCAAAGGGGGGGTAGTGTACGGCAAGCACGCCGGCTTCTGCCTCGAAACCCAGCATTTCCCCGACTCGCCCAACCAGCCCAAGTTTCCGAGCACTATTTTGAAGCCGGGCGAGACGTACCACACTACTACCAGCTACACGTTTGGGGTGCGGAAGTAA
- a CDS encoding ribulokinase, whose translation MPTQPASPAYVIGLDYGTDSVRALLVDARTGTEVAQAVHYYPRWKQGHYCNPAKNRFRQHPLDHLEGLEATVREVALKVPAEQILGLAIDTTGSTPGPVNEQGQLLGMLPEFADNPNALFILWKDHTALAEAAEINHKARTWGGEDFTKYEGGIYSSEWFWAKIMHIVREDEAVANAAYSWMEHCDWLTLTLTGQPLAEFKRSRCAAGHKALWHASWGGLPPEEFLTHLDPKLAGLRNRLFTETYTADQVAGHLSAEWAARLGLTTSTVIAVGSFDAHAGAVAGEIESYSMVKVMGTSTCDIVVAPTAEVGDHLVAGICGQVDGSVIPGMLGLEAGQSAFGDLLAWFRQMLEWPLQAATLAHSQVLSAEQLALFQQELSDNLLRQLTQAASELDPAESSVIALDWVNGRRTPDANQALKGALMNLTMGTSAPQIFRALVEAICYGSKQIVERFESEGIPIKQVIGIGGVAKKSAFVMQTLADVLDRPIKIALSEQAPALGAAMYAAVAAGVYPDVLTAQKALGSGFAETYTPQPARVADYAARYAQYQALGQFVEKSSVDSASPRLNDSESSTRGLAESTLQPVQ comes from the coding sequence GTGCCAACTCAACCTGCCTCGCCGGCCTACGTCATTGGCCTCGACTACGGCACCGATTCGGTGCGGGCGCTGCTCGTGGATGCCCGCACCGGCACCGAAGTAGCGCAGGCCGTGCATTACTACCCCCGCTGGAAGCAGGGCCACTACTGCAACCCCGCTAAAAACCGCTTTCGCCAGCACCCCCTCGACCACCTCGAAGGCCTCGAAGCCACGGTGCGCGAAGTGGCCCTGAAAGTACCCGCCGAGCAGATTCTGGGTCTCGCCATCGACACTACCGGCTCCACGCCCGGCCCCGTGAACGAGCAGGGCCAGCTGCTGGGCATGCTACCCGAATTCGCTGATAATCCCAACGCGCTCTTCATCCTCTGGAAAGACCACACGGCCCTGGCCGAGGCGGCCGAAATCAACCACAAGGCCCGTACCTGGGGCGGTGAGGACTTTACGAAGTACGAGGGCGGCATCTACTCTTCGGAGTGGTTTTGGGCCAAAATCATGCACATTGTGCGTGAGGATGAGGCCGTGGCCAACGCCGCCTACTCTTGGATGGAGCACTGCGACTGGCTCACGCTGACCCTCACTGGCCAGCCGCTGGCCGAATTCAAGCGCAGCCGTTGCGCCGCGGGCCACAAGGCCCTGTGGCACGCCAGCTGGGGCGGCCTACCCCCCGAGGAGTTCCTGACCCACCTCGACCCCAAGCTGGCCGGCTTACGCAATCGATTGTTTACCGAAACCTACACCGCCGACCAGGTGGCCGGGCACCTCTCGGCCGAATGGGCCGCGCGTTTGGGCCTGACTACCAGCACCGTAATTGCCGTGGGCTCGTTCGATGCCCACGCGGGCGCCGTGGCGGGCGAAATCGAGTCGTACTCGATGGTGAAGGTGATGGGCACCAGCACCTGCGACATTGTAGTAGCACCTACGGCCGAAGTCGGTGACCATTTGGTGGCCGGTATCTGCGGGCAGGTCGATGGCTCGGTAATTCCGGGTATGCTGGGGCTGGAAGCCGGGCAGTCGGCTTTTGGCGACTTGCTGGCCTGGTTCCGGCAGATGCTGGAGTGGCCCTTGCAGGCCGCCACATTGGCCCACTCGCAAGTGCTGAGCGCCGAGCAGCTGGCCCTGTTTCAGCAGGAGCTGAGCGACAACCTGTTGCGCCAGCTCACGCAGGCCGCCTCGGAATTGGACCCCGCTGAGAGTAGCGTTATCGCCCTCGACTGGGTGAACGGCCGCCGCACGCCCGACGCCAACCAGGCCCTCAAAGGCGCCCTGATGAACCTGACGATGGGCACTTCGGCCCCGCAGATTTTTCGGGCGCTGGTCGAGGCCATCTGCTACGGCTCAAAGCAGATTGTGGAGCGCTTTGAGAGCGAAGGCATCCCCATCAAGCAAGTGATTGGCATAGGGGGGGTAGCAAAAAAATCGGCCTTCGTGATGCAAACGCTGGCCGACGTGCTCGACCGGCCCATCAAAATTGCCCTCTCAGAGCAGGCCCCGGCGCTGGGCGCGGCCATGTACGCGGCCGTGGCAGCAGGCGTGTACCCTGATGTGCTCACCGCCCAAAAGGCGCTGGGTAGCGGCTTTGCCGAAACCTACACGCCGCAGCCCGCCCGCGTGGCCGACTATGCCGCCCGCTACGCGCAATACCAGGCCCTGGGCCAGTTCGTGGAGAAAAGTAGCGTGGACTCTGCGAGTCCGCGCTTGAACGATTCGGAATCATCTACGCGCGGACTCGCAGAGTCCACGCTACAGCCGGTGCAATGA
- a CDS encoding L-ribulose-5-phosphate 4-epimerase, whose amino-acid sequence MSQYQDLKQACYEANMQLPALGLVLFTFGNASVVDRARSVFAIKPSGVPYATLRPEDIVIVDFDNTVVEGTKRPSSDTKTHALLFKEWPMIGGIVHTHSTYATAWAQAQLDIPILGTTHADHLTTDVPCAPPMSDELIAGDYEHETGWQIINEFARRGLSPAEVEMILVGNHAPFTWGKTVERAVYHSAVLEEVARLAYLSCTLKPGVARLKEALINKHYQRKHGANSYYGQ is encoded by the coding sequence ATGAGCCAGTACCAAGACCTAAAACAAGCCTGCTACGAGGCCAATATGCAATTACCGGCGTTGGGGCTGGTGCTCTTCACTTTTGGCAACGCGAGCGTGGTGGACCGCGCGCGGAGCGTGTTCGCCATTAAGCCCAGCGGCGTGCCCTATGCCACGCTGCGGCCGGAGGACATCGTGATTGTCGATTTCGACAACACCGTGGTGGAGGGTACCAAACGCCCCAGCAGCGACACCAAAACCCACGCGCTGCTCTTCAAGGAGTGGCCCATGATTGGCGGTATCGTGCACACGCACAGCACCTACGCTACGGCCTGGGCCCAGGCGCAGCTCGATATTCCCATCCTGGGCACCACCCACGCCGACCACCTCACCACCGACGTGCCCTGCGCCCCGCCCATGAGCGACGAGCTCATCGCTGGCGACTACGAGCACGAAACGGGCTGGCAAATCATCAACGAATTTGCCAGGCGCGGCCTCTCGCCGGCCGAGGTGGAGATGATACTCGTGGGCAACCACGCGCCCTTTACCTGGGGCAAAACCGTGGAAAGGGCCGTGTACCACAGCGCGGTACTCGAAGAAGTGGCCCGCCTAGCCTACCTCAGCTGCACGCTGAAACCAGGGGTAGCGCGCCTCAAGGAGGCGTTGATTAACAAACACTACCAGCGCAAGCACGGCGCTAATTCCTACTACGGGCAGTAG
- the araA gene encoding L-arabinose isomerase, with translation MIDISHYEAWFITGSQHLYGPETLEQVAQHSQEIAKELGTKLPIKIVYKPVLTGPAEIFKLMQEANTTPNCVGLIAWMHTFSPAKMWINGLKILQKPLAHLHTQYNRDIPWDAIDMDFMNTNQSAHGDREFGFIVSRMRLNRKVIVGYWQSADVHERLGIWSRVACAWADWQGAHFVRFGDNMRYVAVTEGDKVEAEIKFGYEVNTYGIGDLVAVVNEVTDAQIADLVATYEKEYELADDLKQGGAKRESLRDAARIEAGMRKFLTDHNAKGFTDTFEDLHGMKQLPGIATQRLMADGYGFGGEGDWKTAALVRAMKVMGAGLPGGNSFMEDYTYHFAPGQEQVLGSHMLEICPSIAEGKVRAEVHPLGIGGKEDPVRLVFNCPAGEGLNATIVDMGNRFRLIVNEVVAVAPEHELPNLPVARILWKVKPDMKTGLAAWILAGGAHHTGFSQNLTAEYLEDFAEMAGIEFLIIDADTKLRTFKNELRFNEVAFRG, from the coding sequence ATGATTGACATTTCGCATTACGAAGCCTGGTTTATTACTGGCAGCCAGCACCTCTACGGTCCCGAAACGCTGGAGCAAGTAGCGCAACATTCCCAGGAAATCGCCAAAGAACTGGGCACCAAGCTGCCCATCAAAATAGTGTATAAGCCGGTGCTTACCGGCCCGGCCGAGATTTTCAAGCTAATGCAGGAGGCCAACACCACGCCCAACTGCGTGGGCCTGATTGCCTGGATGCACACCTTCTCGCCGGCCAAGATGTGGATTAACGGCCTGAAAATCTTACAGAAGCCGCTGGCCCACCTGCACACGCAGTACAACCGCGACATTCCGTGGGATGCCATCGATATGGACTTCATGAACACCAACCAATCGGCGCATGGCGACCGTGAGTTTGGGTTCATCGTGTCGCGCATGCGCCTGAACCGCAAGGTGATAGTGGGCTACTGGCAGAGTGCCGACGTGCACGAGCGCCTTGGTATCTGGAGCCGCGTGGCCTGCGCCTGGGCCGACTGGCAGGGCGCGCATTTCGTGCGCTTCGGCGACAACATGCGCTACGTGGCCGTGACCGAGGGCGACAAGGTAGAGGCCGAAATCAAGTTTGGCTACGAAGTGAATACCTACGGCATCGGCGACCTGGTGGCCGTGGTGAATGAGGTGACCGACGCGCAGATTGCCGACCTGGTCGCTACTTATGAAAAAGAATACGAGCTGGCCGACGACCTGAAGCAAGGTGGCGCCAAGCGCGAAAGCCTGCGCGACGCGGCCCGCATCGAGGCCGGCATGCGCAAGTTCCTGACCGACCACAACGCCAAGGGCTTCACCGACACGTTTGAAGATTTGCACGGCATGAAGCAGCTGCCCGGCATCGCTACCCAGCGCCTGATGGCCGATGGCTACGGCTTCGGTGGCGAGGGCGACTGGAAAACCGCCGCCCTAGTGCGCGCCATGAAAGTGATGGGCGCCGGCCTACCCGGCGGCAACTCGTTTATGGAGGACTACACCTACCACTTTGCGCCCGGCCAAGAGCAGGTATTGGGCTCGCACATGCTCGAAATCTGCCCTAGCATCGCCGAAGGCAAGGTGCGCGCCGAGGTGCACCCGCTGGGCATCGGCGGCAAGGAAGACCCGGTGCGCTTGGTGTTCAACTGCCCCGCCGGCGAGGGCCTGAACGCCACCATCGTGGACATGGGCAACCGCTTCCGCCTGATTGTGAACGAAGTAGTAGCCGTAGCCCCCGAGCACGAGCTACCCAACCTGCCCGTGGCCCGCATCCTCTGGAAAGTGAAGCCCGACATGAAAACCGGCTTGGCTGCCTGGATTCTGGCTGGCGGCGCTCACCACACCGGCTTCAGCCAAAACCTGACCGCCGAGTACCTGGAAGACTTCGCCGAAATGGCCGGAATTGAATTTTTGATTATTGATGCTGATACTAAGCTGCGGACATTCAAGAATGAGCTGCGGTTCAATGAGGTGGCTTTTCGGGGGTAG
- a CDS encoding alpha-L-arabinofuranosidase C-terminal domain-containing protein — protein MPIPTRFSTLATGLALLGALTIRAQAPATLTVQVNKPGAAVNKNMYGLFFEDINFAADGGLYPELVKNKSFETDDHLLGWKALRGGAALTSYVVLTDGPIGPTNNHFLRLSTQVGGPEAGFVNEGFRGMGVKQGAEYTFSVYLRRGPGSIAALNVTLEEPGRPSGGPETAASGPALAQARITDLTSEWKKYSVVLRPSATFAKARLKLTVEGTGTLDLDVASLYPKDTWKGRENGLRPDLVQLLADMKPGFLRFPGGCIVEGRTLAQRYQWKETIGAVAARPSLINRWNTEFLHKFTPDYYQSFGLGFFEYFQLAEDIGAAPLPILNVGMACQYNSAELAPISAAKGPNAPVAAADDAPTLDTFIQDALDLVEFANGPVSSPWGAKRAAMGHPASFNLQMIGVGNEQWGPQYLERYELFAKALKAKYPAIELVSSAGPSPDGPLFDTDSKALTQLKADYIDEHYYAKPEWFRTNVGRYDGYARGGPKIFAGEYAAQSVAIASPDNRNTWDCAISEAAFMTGLERNADVVGMASYAPLFANVDAWQWTPDMIWFDNLNSYGSPSYYVQKLYALNKGTRVLPVTMPAGAKNGTDNLFASAVVDAPTGDVVLKLVNYSGSPRPVSISLAGAKKLGKTGRAQVLATADLQTQNSLKEPKKLAPQESTFTVKGSTLNYTLAPNSFTVLRVPAQK, from the coding sequence ATGCCTATTCCCACCCGCTTCTCCACCCTGGCTACCGGCCTCGCGCTCCTGGGCGCGCTGACTATCCGCGCCCAGGCCCCCGCTACCCTCACCGTGCAGGTGAATAAGCCCGGCGCGGCCGTGAATAAGAACATGTACGGCCTGTTTTTCGAGGATATCAACTTCGCCGCCGACGGTGGGCTGTACCCGGAGTTGGTTAAGAATAAATCGTTTGAGACCGACGACCACCTGCTGGGCTGGAAGGCGCTGCGCGGTGGGGCGGCCCTGACCAGCTACGTGGTGCTGACCGACGGCCCCATCGGCCCCACCAACAACCACTTTCTGCGGCTCAGCACCCAGGTGGGCGGCCCCGAGGCGGGCTTCGTCAACGAGGGTTTCCGGGGCATGGGCGTGAAGCAGGGGGCCGAATACACGTTTTCGGTGTATCTGCGGCGCGGTCCTGGTAGCATCGCGGCCCTGAACGTGACGCTTGAAGAGCCCGGCCGGCCCAGCGGCGGCCCCGAAACCGCCGCCTCTGGCCCGGCGCTGGCCCAGGCTCGCATCACGGACCTGACTTCGGAGTGGAAAAAGTACAGCGTGGTGCTGCGGCCCTCGGCCACCTTCGCTAAAGCCCGCCTCAAGCTGACCGTGGAGGGCACCGGCACCCTGGACCTCGACGTGGCCTCGCTCTACCCCAAGGATACCTGGAAGGGCCGCGAGAATGGCCTGCGCCCCGATTTGGTGCAGCTGCTGGCCGATATGAAGCCCGGCTTCCTGCGCTTTCCGGGGGGCTGCATCGTGGAGGGCCGCACCCTGGCCCAGCGCTACCAGTGGAAGGAAACCATTGGCGCGGTGGCGGCCCGCCCGTCACTGATAAACCGCTGGAACACTGAGTTTTTGCACAAATTTACCCCCGACTACTACCAGTCGTTCGGGCTGGGCTTCTTTGAGTATTTCCAGCTGGCCGAAGACATCGGGGCCGCGCCCCTACCCATCCTCAACGTGGGCATGGCCTGCCAGTACAATTCGGCCGAGCTAGCCCCGATTTCCGCCGCTAAAGGCCCGAATGCCCCCGTGGCGGCGGCCGACGACGCGCCGACTCTTGATACTTTTATTCAGGACGCGCTCGATTTAGTGGAGTTTGCCAATGGCCCGGTCAGCAGCCCCTGGGGGGCCAAGCGCGCGGCAATGGGCCACCCCGCGTCGTTTAACCTCCAGATGATAGGCGTGGGCAACGAGCAGTGGGGGCCGCAGTACCTGGAGCGCTACGAGCTGTTTGCCAAGGCGTTGAAGGCCAAATATCCTGCCATCGAGCTGGTGAGCAGCGCCGGCCCCAGCCCCGACGGCCCGCTCTTCGACACCGATAGCAAGGCGCTGACCCAGCTCAAGGCCGACTACATCGACGAGCACTACTACGCCAAGCCCGAGTGGTTTCGGACCAACGTGGGCCGCTACGACGGCTACGCCCGCGGCGGCCCCAAAATCTTCGCCGGCGAGTACGCTGCTCAGAGCGTGGCCATCGCCAGCCCTGACAACCGGAACACCTGGGACTGCGCCATCTCGGAGGCCGCCTTTATGACCGGCCTGGAGCGCAACGCCGACGTGGTAGGTATGGCCAGCTACGCCCCGCTCTTCGCCAACGTGGACGCCTGGCAGTGGACCCCCGACATGATTTGGTTTGACAATCTGAACTCGTATGGCTCGCCAAGCTACTACGTGCAGAAGCTCTACGCCCTGAACAAAGGCACCCGCGTGCTGCCCGTGACCATGCCCGCCGGGGCCAAAAACGGCACCGACAACCTCTTCGCCAGCGCCGTGGTCGATGCGCCCACCGGCGACGTGGTGCTGAAGCTGGTGAACTACTCCGGCAGCCCGCGCCCGGTCAGCATTAGCCTGGCCGGGGCCAAAAAGCTCGGCAAAACCGGCCGCGCCCAGGTGCTGGCTACCGCCGACCTCCAAACCCAGAACAGCCTCAAGGAGCCTAAAAAGCTGGCCCCGCAGGAATCGACCTTCACCGTGAAGGGCTCGACGCTGAACTACACGCTGGCCCCGAATTCCTTCACGGTGCTGCGCGTGCCGGCCCAGAAATAA
- a CDS encoding alpha-L-fucosidase, with amino-acid sequence MRNLTSSLPGTALALGLSHRCPAQAPPPYQANWPSLQKYQAPEWFRDAKFGIFIHWGVYSVPGFYSEWYPREMYHAGSPAYQHQVATYGPLTKFGYKDFIPLFKAEKFNADQWLVVFKQAGARYIVPVAEHHDGFAMCKTKLTKWNAVDMGPKRDVIGELAAATRKQGLVFGLSSHRIEHWWFFGFGQEIDSDVQDPQYADLYGPAHDLDPFKRKPQDPRLTPAFMADWLARTNELIDNYHPQLVYFDWWIEQPEMESYRQQFAASYYNKARTWNKGVVINYKDDAFPDGAAVYDIERGNSKATKKYPWQTDTSVGKKSWGYIEGEENKDPNELIDELIDVVSKNGNLLLNVGPRPDGTLAPAQQAVLLSMGQWLTVNGEGIYGTRPWVVSGEGPTPPPDDKVLFNENASKGYVAQDVRFTTKGPALYAFALAVPQGPTTIKALATGAGHGRVASVRLLGSTAPLKWHQQAEGLVIQPLPSYPSAHAVGYHITFKP; translated from the coding sequence ATGAGAAACCTGACTTCCTCCCTGCCGGGCACCGCGTTGGCCCTGGGCCTGAGCCACCGCTGCCCGGCCCAGGCCCCGCCGCCCTACCAGGCCAACTGGCCATCGCTGCAAAAATACCAGGCCCCGGAGTGGTTTCGGGACGCTAAATTCGGCATCTTCATTCACTGGGGGGTGTACTCAGTGCCGGGCTTTTATAGTGAGTGGTACCCGCGCGAGATGTACCACGCGGGCTCGCCGGCCTACCAGCACCAGGTAGCCACCTACGGCCCGCTCACCAAGTTTGGCTACAAGGATTTCATTCCGCTGTTTAAGGCCGAAAAGTTTAACGCTGACCAGTGGTTGGTCGTGTTCAAGCAAGCGGGGGCCCGGTACATCGTGCCCGTGGCGGAGCACCACGATGGCTTTGCCATGTGCAAAACCAAGCTTACCAAATGGAATGCCGTGGACATGGGCCCCAAGCGCGATGTGATTGGCGAACTGGCGGCGGCTACCCGCAAGCAGGGCCTCGTGTTCGGGTTGTCGTCGCACCGCATCGAGCACTGGTGGTTTTTTGGCTTCGGCCAGGAAATCGACTCCGACGTGCAGGACCCGCAGTACGCCGACCTCTACGGCCCGGCCCACGACCTCGACCCCTTTAAGCGCAAGCCCCAGGACCCCCGCCTAACGCCCGCGTTTATGGCCGACTGGCTGGCCCGCACCAATGAATTGATTGATAACTATCACCCGCAACTGGTGTATTTCGACTGGTGGATTGAGCAGCCCGAGATGGAATCCTACCGCCAGCAGTTTGCCGCCAGCTACTACAACAAGGCCCGCACCTGGAATAAGGGCGTGGTTATCAACTACAAGGACGATGCCTTCCCCGACGGCGCGGCCGTGTACGACATTGAGCGCGGCAACAGCAAGGCCACCAAAAAGTACCCCTGGCAAACCGATACTTCGGTGGGCAAAAAGTCGTGGGGCTACATCGAGGGCGAAGAAAACAAGGACCCCAACGAGCTGATTGACGAGCTAATTGATGTGGTGAGCAAGAACGGCAACCTGCTGCTCAACGTCGGCCCCCGGCCCGACGGTACCCTGGCCCCCGCCCAGCAGGCCGTGCTGCTGAGCATGGGCCAGTGGCTAACTGTGAACGGCGAAGGCATTTACGGCACCCGGCCCTGGGTGGTGTCGGGCGAGGGGCCTACCCCCCCTCCCGACGACAAGGTGCTCTTCAACGAGAACGCCAGCAAGGGCTATGTAGCCCAGGATGTGCGCTTTACCACCAAAGGCCCGGCCCTGTACGCCTTCGCGCTGGCCGTGCCCCAGGGGCCTACCACCATCAAGGCCCTGGCCACCGGGGCGGGCCACGGCCGCGTGGCCAGTGTGCGGCTGCTGGGCAGCACCGCCCCCCTCAAGTGGCACCAACAGGCGGAGGGCCTGGTTATTCAGCCGCTGCCGAGCTACCCCTCAGCCCACGCCGTGGGCTACCACATCACCTTTAAGCCCTAG
- a CDS encoding NPCBM/NEW2 domain-containing protein: protein MQRARGLLLGLALGAAGTAQAQKVAPVPDFHQWAATPPLGWNSWDCYGPTVTEAEVRANADYMAKYLKKSGWEYVVVDIRWYVGNDTAHGYNEKDPDWNVDAYGRFVPAPNRFPSAAGGRGFRPLADHLHAQGLKFGIHLMRGVPVIAVQRRLPIKGTKLTAADIYSPQGQAAWLHDMYTVVAERPGAQEYYNSLFELYASWGVDFVKIDDLSEPYHTAEIELIRKAIDRTGRKIVFSMSPGETPLADARHAQQHANMWRTVGDFWDSWEQLKEHFAVCERWAPFSMAGAWPDADMLPLGRLGIRAERGDDRQSRFTPDEQRTLMTLWSIFRSPLMFGGDLPSNNAATLALITNPRVLAVSRASAHNRQLFRRGDLVGWVADDPQTGDKFLALFNAQDQEPTPASAAAGASPLISRQAPQAALDVDITGAHKLYLTIREAGDGTAWDHADWLNPTLSDGAGKTLALHTLPWRAASAGWGQATVGKSVSGGPLSMAGQTYAAGIGTHANSIIEYDVPAGYVRFTATVGLDQAAAGQNTGGTFQALVFTQAPCQPAPPDSVRVPVALAELGFTGGATVRDLWSGRSLGAVSGEFAPYVRRHGAGFYRLSKAKNRR, encoded by the coding sequence ATGCAGCGTGCGCGCGGGTTGCTGCTGGGGTTGGCGCTGGGCGCGGCGGGCACCGCCCAGGCCCAAAAGGTTGCCCCCGTGCCCGACTTCCATCAGTGGGCCGCTACCCCCCCGCTGGGCTGGAACAGCTGGGACTGCTACGGCCCCACCGTAACGGAGGCGGAGGTGCGCGCCAACGCCGACTATATGGCCAAGTACTTGAAAAAGAGCGGCTGGGAATACGTGGTGGTGGATATCCGTTGGTACGTGGGCAACGATACGGCGCACGGCTACAACGAAAAAGACCCCGATTGGAACGTGGATGCTTACGGCCGCTTTGTGCCCGCGCCCAACCGCTTTCCATCGGCGGCGGGGGGTAGGGGCTTCCGGCCGCTGGCCGACCACCTGCACGCCCAGGGGCTGAAATTCGGCATTCACCTCATGCGCGGCGTGCCCGTGATTGCCGTGCAGCGCCGGCTGCCCATCAAAGGCACCAAGCTTACGGCGGCCGATATTTATAGCCCCCAGGGCCAGGCCGCGTGGCTGCACGACATGTACACGGTGGTGGCCGAGCGGCCCGGTGCGCAGGAATACTACAACTCCCTGTTTGAGCTGTATGCGAGCTGGGGCGTTGATTTTGTGAAGATTGACGACCTCTCGGAGCCTTACCATACGGCTGAGATTGAGCTAATTCGGAAGGCCATTGACCGCACGGGGCGCAAAATCGTGTTCAGCATGTCGCCCGGCGAAACGCCGCTGGCCGACGCCCGCCACGCCCAGCAGCACGCCAACATGTGGCGCACGGTGGGTGATTTCTGGGACTCGTGGGAGCAGCTCAAGGAGCACTTCGCGGTGTGCGAGCGCTGGGCACCATTCAGCATGGCCGGGGCCTGGCCCGATGCCGACATGCTGCCGCTGGGCCGCCTGGGCATCCGGGCCGAGCGCGGCGACGACCGCCAGTCGCGCTTCACCCCCGACGAGCAGCGCACGCTCATGACTTTGTGGAGTATTTTCCGCTCGCCGCTGATGTTCGGCGGCGATTTGCCCAGCAACAACGCGGCTACCCTGGCGCTCATCACCAACCCGCGCGTGCTGGCCGTGAGCCGCGCCAGCGCCCACAACCGCCAGCTGTTCCGGCGTGGCGACCTGGTGGGCTGGGTGGCCGATGACCCCCAAACCGGCGACAAATTCCTAGCCCTCTTCAATGCCCAAGACCAGGAGCCTACCCCCGCCAGCGCCGCCGCCGGGGCCAGCCCGCTCATCAGCCGCCAGGCCCCGCAGGCAGCGCTCGACGTGGACATTACCGGGGCACACAAGCTGTACCTGACCATCCGCGAGGCCGGCGACGGCACCGCCTGGGACCACGCCGACTGGCTGAACCCCACGCTCAGCGATGGGGCGGGTAAAACCCTGGCCCTCCATACGCTGCCCTGGCGGGCCGCCAGCGCCGGCTGGGGCCAGGCCACGGTGGGCAAGAGCGTGAGCGGCGGCCCGCTCAGCATGGCGGGGCAGACCTACGCGGCGGGTATCGGTACCCACGCCAACTCGATTATCGAGTACGACGTGCCGGCGGGCTACGTGCGCTTCACGGCTACCGTGGGGCTCGACCAGGCCGCGGCGGGGCAAAATACTGGTGGCACTTTCCAGGCGCTGGTGTTCACCCAAGCTCCCTGCCAGCCCGCGCCCCCCGATTCGGTGCGGGTGCCGGTGGCGCTGGCCGAGCTGGGCTTCACTGGCGGGGCCACCGTGCGCGACCTGTGGAGCGGCCGCTCGCTGGGCGCCGTCAGCGGCGAGTTCGCGCCCTACGTCCGGCGCCACGGCGCGGGCTTTTACCGGCTCTCCAAAGCCAAAAACCGGCGGTAG